One window from the genome of Mauremys mutica isolate MM-2020 ecotype Southern chromosome 4, ASM2049712v1, whole genome shotgun sequence encodes:
- the CLMN gene encoding calmin isoform X3, protein MASRRHCSVERENVQKRTFTRWINLHLEKCNPPLEVKDLFLDIQDGKILMALLEVLSGQNLLHEYKSSTHRIFRLNNIAKALKFLEDSNVKLVSIDAAEIVDGNSSLVLGLIWNIILFFQIKELTGNLNRNSSSSSLSSGPSGADSDTSHPSTPNIERSMSLSVKDQRKAIRALLTWVQRKTRKYGVAVQDFASSWRSGLAFLAIIKAIDSNLVDMKQALEKSARENLEDAFSIAQDNLGVPRLLEPEDVMVESPDEQSIMTYVAQFLEHFQETEGEDFSDPNKKIPIEATHVHIKDTPSEQEGKILILNENGERMYTVSHERSHSPPTKVRVRDLPEEFQSETADEELNDKLNQPLSDNSQRVSEESLVLLSAEEPQRPTSLQITGSVSFESSSSWEVLSDKLIQNEGSISDDQLKQNDDLSATILPDQKNTVDTVDSESSSKEEFTIKMSPECNNEIKDSLVNKTWDSCSLSPLSQTSDAHTNEPTNLVENTESITSTFLQENASKEEDIRKYVLCLLDEEISKKLPDRYEHPKQSPVFQTVQDTNCSSKDSDLKGEMEISLSCKSENSTPPVTKIPENFDSHSEDGSSAKMSPNSLKVSVIPHDLFYYPHYNVPISAVLEAFAKPSPASYVSENSKICGELSMNYLHEGEPLVLNNERGILDPGLQTNLSVSPAELVAEDIEEEKVGPDSPTKSSSEKVQAARIGKNVELKKDSSISTNSQDSTNPENLEVMVDQFEDIASAMLRSEISSKRKEKKKNVIQAENFQTSETGTTQLPDKQKEEIIDYQEFSRVSYSDSSVYLRKRIPNPSEKEHVSENKQKNTDMDESTNLLIIRKKKDLEAPENAISPLEPPCVEQPELFYFIVFLWVLVYCLLLLPHLVSNKF, encoded by the exons TGGAGAGGGAAAATGTGCAGAAGAGAACCTTTACCAGGTGGATAAATCTACATTTGGAGAAG TGCAATCCTCCTCTGGAAGTGAAAGATTTGTTTCTTGATATTCAAGATGGGAAAATCTTGATGGCTTTGCTGGAGGTGCTGTCGGGGCAAAATCTG CTGCATGAATATAAGTCCTCAACCCATCGTATTTTTCGGTTGAACAACATAGCTAAAGCACTGAAGTTTTTGGAGGATAGTAAT GTAAAACTGGTTAGCATTGATGCAGCAGAAATAGTGGATGGAAACTCTTCTCTGGTACTTGGACTAATATGGAATATAATCCTGTTTTTTCAG ATTAAAGAATTGACAGGCAATCTCAATAGGAACTCCTCCTCTTCCAGCCTGTCATCTGGGCCCAGTGGGGCTGACTCAGACACATCTCATCCGAGCACTCCTAATATAGAGAGAAGCATGTCTCTTTCAGTGAAGGATCAGCGAAAAGCAATCAGAGCCCTTTTAACTTGGGTTCAAAGGAAAACCAGAAA ATATGGTGTTGCAGTTCAAGATTTTGCCAGCAGTTGGCGGAGTGGCCTTGCTTTCTTAGCTATAATAAAAGCAATAGATTCCAACTTGGTAGACATGAAGCAAGCTTTGGAGAAATCAGCTCGGGAAAATTTAGAGGATGCTTTCAGCATAGCACAAGATAATCTTGGTGTTCCTAGACTTCTGGAGCCAGAAG ATGTAATGGTTGAGTCACCTGATGAACAATCAATTATGACGTATGTGGCACAATTTCTGGAGCATTTCCAAGAGACAGAAGGG GAAGATTTTTCAGATCCTAATAAGAAAATCCCAATTGAAGCCACACATGTCCATATTAAAGACACACCTTCAGAACAAGAGGGCAAGATCTTGATATTGAATGAAAATGGAGAACGTATGTACACTGTTAGCCATGAAAGGAGCCACTCTCCTCCTACAAAGGTTCGTGTCCGTGATTTGCCCGAGGAATTCCAGTCAGAAACTGCAGATGAAGAACTTAATGACAAATTGAATCAACCGTTATCAGATAATTCACAGAGAGTCTCAGAAGAGTCATTGGTTTTGTTGTCTGCAGAAGAACCTCAGAGGCCTACCTCTTTGCAGATTACAGGATCTGTCAGTTTTGAATCCAGTTCCTCTTGGGAAGTTCTTAGTGATAAACTGATTCAGAATGAAGGGAGCATATCTGATGATCAACTGAAACAGAATGATGACCTTTCAGCAACTATTTTGCCTGATCAGAAAAATACTGTTGACACAGTTGATTCAGAATCATCTTCTAAAGAAGAATTTACTATAAAGATGTCTCCTGAATGCAACAATGAAATTAAGGATTCACTAGTCAACAAAACATGGGATAGTTGTTCTTTGAGCCCATTATCTCAGACTTCAGATGCACATACAAATGAACCTACAAATCTAGTAGAAAACACTGAATCCATAACTTCAACTTTTCTACAGGAAAATGCTTCCAAAGAAGAGGATATACGTAAATATGTTTTGTGTCTACTAGATGAAGAAATATCTAAAAAACTTCCAGACAGGTATGAACATCCAAAACAATCACCTGTTTTTCAGACAGTACAAGATACCAATTGTTCATCCAAGGATTCTGATCTGAAAGGTGAAATGGAAATATCTTTGTCTTGCAAATCTGAAAATTCAACCCCTCCAGTTACAAAAATTCCTGAGAATTTTGATAGTCATAGTGAAGATGGATCTTCAGCTAAAATGTCACCAAATTCTTTGAAAGTTTCTGTAATTCCCCACGATCTTTTCTACTACCCACATTACAATGTTCCCATATCAGCAGTTTTGGAAGCTTTTGCTAAGCCTAGTCCTGCCTCTTATGTTTCTGAAAACAGCAAAATCTGTGGTGAGCTATCAATGAATTATTTGCATGAAGGGGAGCCATTGGTACTAAACAATGAAAGAGGCATTCTGGACCCAGGTCTGCAAACCAACCTGAGTGTCTCTCCAGCAGAATTGGTTGCTGAGGACATAGAAGAGGAGAAAGTGGGTCCTGACAGTCCCACTAAGTCCTCCTCTGAAAAAGTACAGGCTGCCCGAATAGGAAAGAATGTGGAACTCAAGAAAGACAGCAGCATATCCACAAACTCTCAAGATTCTACAAATCCAGAAAATCTTGAG GTCATGGTAGACCAGTTCGAGGATATAGCATCAGCAATGTTGAGATCAGAAATAAGCagtaaaaggaaggaaaaaaagaaaaatgtgatcCAAGCAGAAAACTTTCAGACTTCAGAAACTGGGACTACACAGTTACCTGATAAACAAAAAGAAGAAATCATTGATTATCAGGAGTTTTCCAG GGTTAGCTACAGCGACTCTAGTGTTTACCTCCGAAAAAGGATTCCTAATCCCAGTGAAAAG
- the CLMN gene encoding calmin isoform X4, whose protein sequence is MPSDVERENVQKRTFTRWINLHLEKCNPPLEVKDLFLDIQDGKILMALLEVLSGQNLLHEYKSSTHRIFRLNNIAKALKFLEDSNVKLVSIDAAEIVDGNSSLVLGLIWNIILFFQIKELTGNLNRNSSSSSLSSGPSGADSDTSHPSTPNIERSMSLSVKDQRKAIRALLTWVQRKTRKYGVAVQDFASSWRSGLAFLAIIKAIDSNLVDMKQALEKSARENLEDAFSIAQDNLGVPRLLEPEDVMVESPDEQSIMTYVAQFLEHFQETEGEDFSDPNKKIPIEATHVHIKDTPSEQEGKILILNENGERMYTVSHERSHSPPTKVRVRDLPEEFQSETADEELNDKLNQPLSDNSQRVSEESLVLLSAEEPQRPTSLQITGSVSFESSSSWEVLSDKLIQNEGSISDDQLKQNDDLSATILPDQKNTVDTVDSESSSKEEFTIKMSPECNNEIKDSLVNKTWDSCSLSPLSQTSDAHTNEPTNLVENTESITSTFLQENASKEEDIRKYVLCLLDEEISKKLPDRYEHPKQSPVFQTVQDTNCSSKDSDLKGEMEISLSCKSENSTPPVTKIPENFDSHSEDGSSAKMSPNSLKVSVIPHDLFYYPHYNVPISAVLEAFAKPSPASYVSENSKICGELSMNYLHEGEPLVLNNERGILDPGLQTNLSVSPAELVAEDIEEEKVGPDSPTKSSSEKVQAARIGKNVELKKDSSISTNSQDSTNPENLEVMVDQFEDIASAMLRSEISSKRKEKKKNVIQAENFQTSETGTTQLPDKQKEEIIDYQEFSRVSYSDSSVYLRKRIPNPSEKEHVSENKQKNTDMDESTNLLIIRKKKDLEAPENAISPLEPPCVEQPELFYFIVFLWVLVYCLLLLPHLVSNKF, encoded by the exons TGGAGAGGGAAAATGTGCAGAAGAGAACCTTTACCAGGTGGATAAATCTACATTTGGAGAAG TGCAATCCTCCTCTGGAAGTGAAAGATTTGTTTCTTGATATTCAAGATGGGAAAATCTTGATGGCTTTGCTGGAGGTGCTGTCGGGGCAAAATCTG CTGCATGAATATAAGTCCTCAACCCATCGTATTTTTCGGTTGAACAACATAGCTAAAGCACTGAAGTTTTTGGAGGATAGTAAT GTAAAACTGGTTAGCATTGATGCAGCAGAAATAGTGGATGGAAACTCTTCTCTGGTACTTGGACTAATATGGAATATAATCCTGTTTTTTCAG ATTAAAGAATTGACAGGCAATCTCAATAGGAACTCCTCCTCTTCCAGCCTGTCATCTGGGCCCAGTGGGGCTGACTCAGACACATCTCATCCGAGCACTCCTAATATAGAGAGAAGCATGTCTCTTTCAGTGAAGGATCAGCGAAAAGCAATCAGAGCCCTTTTAACTTGGGTTCAAAGGAAAACCAGAAA ATATGGTGTTGCAGTTCAAGATTTTGCCAGCAGTTGGCGGAGTGGCCTTGCTTTCTTAGCTATAATAAAAGCAATAGATTCCAACTTGGTAGACATGAAGCAAGCTTTGGAGAAATCAGCTCGGGAAAATTTAGAGGATGCTTTCAGCATAGCACAAGATAATCTTGGTGTTCCTAGACTTCTGGAGCCAGAAG ATGTAATGGTTGAGTCACCTGATGAACAATCAATTATGACGTATGTGGCACAATTTCTGGAGCATTTCCAAGAGACAGAAGGG GAAGATTTTTCAGATCCTAATAAGAAAATCCCAATTGAAGCCACACATGTCCATATTAAAGACACACCTTCAGAACAAGAGGGCAAGATCTTGATATTGAATGAAAATGGAGAACGTATGTACACTGTTAGCCATGAAAGGAGCCACTCTCCTCCTACAAAGGTTCGTGTCCGTGATTTGCCCGAGGAATTCCAGTCAGAAACTGCAGATGAAGAACTTAATGACAAATTGAATCAACCGTTATCAGATAATTCACAGAGAGTCTCAGAAGAGTCATTGGTTTTGTTGTCTGCAGAAGAACCTCAGAGGCCTACCTCTTTGCAGATTACAGGATCTGTCAGTTTTGAATCCAGTTCCTCTTGGGAAGTTCTTAGTGATAAACTGATTCAGAATGAAGGGAGCATATCTGATGATCAACTGAAACAGAATGATGACCTTTCAGCAACTATTTTGCCTGATCAGAAAAATACTGTTGACACAGTTGATTCAGAATCATCTTCTAAAGAAGAATTTACTATAAAGATGTCTCCTGAATGCAACAATGAAATTAAGGATTCACTAGTCAACAAAACATGGGATAGTTGTTCTTTGAGCCCATTATCTCAGACTTCAGATGCACATACAAATGAACCTACAAATCTAGTAGAAAACACTGAATCCATAACTTCAACTTTTCTACAGGAAAATGCTTCCAAAGAAGAGGATATACGTAAATATGTTTTGTGTCTACTAGATGAAGAAATATCTAAAAAACTTCCAGACAGGTATGAACATCCAAAACAATCACCTGTTTTTCAGACAGTACAAGATACCAATTGTTCATCCAAGGATTCTGATCTGAAAGGTGAAATGGAAATATCTTTGTCTTGCAAATCTGAAAATTCAACCCCTCCAGTTACAAAAATTCCTGAGAATTTTGATAGTCATAGTGAAGATGGATCTTCAGCTAAAATGTCACCAAATTCTTTGAAAGTTTCTGTAATTCCCCACGATCTTTTCTACTACCCACATTACAATGTTCCCATATCAGCAGTTTTGGAAGCTTTTGCTAAGCCTAGTCCTGCCTCTTATGTTTCTGAAAACAGCAAAATCTGTGGTGAGCTATCAATGAATTATTTGCATGAAGGGGAGCCATTGGTACTAAACAATGAAAGAGGCATTCTGGACCCAGGTCTGCAAACCAACCTGAGTGTCTCTCCAGCAGAATTGGTTGCTGAGGACATAGAAGAGGAGAAAGTGGGTCCTGACAGTCCCACTAAGTCCTCCTCTGAAAAAGTACAGGCTGCCCGAATAGGAAAGAATGTGGAACTCAAGAAAGACAGCAGCATATCCACAAACTCTCAAGATTCTACAAATCCAGAAAATCTTGAG GTCATGGTAGACCAGTTCGAGGATATAGCATCAGCAATGTTGAGATCAGAAATAAGCagtaaaaggaaggaaaaaaagaaaaatgtgatcCAAGCAGAAAACTTTCAGACTTCAGAAACTGGGACTACACAGTTACCTGATAAACAAAAAGAAGAAATCATTGATTATCAGGAGTTTTCCAG GGTTAGCTACAGCGACTCTAGTGTTTACCTCCGAAAAAGGATTCCTAATCCCAGTGAAAAG